The genomic window AAAAGTGGAGATTTTGCCTCTcttaagacctatatcctggacgcactttaaaaataagcagagaattattataaaattagtgttttcatacgtaattggataaactacaatagaaaaacataattttaaattgataccgaggatattaaggAACTGAAACCAGGATATATCCGAAAAACCGACCAAAAAGTGGAGATTTtgcctctcctaagacctatgTGATCAATGACATTTAAATGGGTCTGTCTATAGTTGGACGGATGGCCAGCAGAATTTTGCTAAATTGTACGTTAAATTcattgtattttctatttatcaaattaagtaaactttttacattaattttatcatttttaacaATAAGAGTATGAAAAGTTTGAAGATGCCGCCCCTGAAAATATCCAGGTAATATTAGATGTTTTCaacaagataataaatatgattGTCCGACCTTCTACTACCgtaataaaaactgtttataattaaaaattgttttctactttttagttcgattagcaataaaaagCGTGTTCCcttagttttgttattttttaactaatatttattaaaaggtaCCAACGGAgttgtttgattttttattaccgAGTAGGTCCAGTACTTTTATTTCGACTacgttaataatttaaactaccAAAATTGGATGGTTGAAAATTTTTTTCGCCGTGTATCTTCGAAAGAAAACGTCCTATCAAAAATCCTttgaatattccaaaaaataataataatccctTAAATTTTTGCTACATCTTTAGTAACCACcctataaattatatattattttttttattttcccaaTTTTGTTACTCCATAGTACACCATTTAAACGTCCTGTAATTCTTCTGGCTTATGttattctttttttgatttctcTATCGTCTTTTCCAGACGAGCCAAACTCCACACTATATGTTGCAACTAGGTACTTTTGGTCAAAAaggtagtccatttttctcaaagagacctcttaataataataattcagggattggagggacacaaagtcaaattatgtttattttttaaaagacgattacacgtgtttcgccctaaggcatcatcagatctaaaagaaaatagaaagcaaccctagtataaaaaaaaatctcactTAGAAACGGGGACAGACAAGACAACGCCAACCCATTGCTCTGTTTAAAGAAACAatcgttaaatttaaaaaagtttaggtCGAGAAcattttaagtgaaatttttatgcataacctGGAGAGTAAGATAATGTGCAGTACCTTTGCCAAAGacattgtttttttacaaacggTATCTAGATAATTTCTGTTTGGCCTGGAGTGGGGATGAACTCGGACtggataattttttgtatttttaaactcGAAACGTAACTTTTaccttagaaaaagaaaaagacggTAAGCTTccttttttagacttttttgctcactaaagaaaacaacaaaatcacctttgttatttatagaaaaccttCCTCGACGGACAACATTATCCAGTTTGATTCTAATTCCCCGTATTCTCATAAATTTGCTGCACTTAACTCCTTTTTCTACCGGttatttaaaataccataaTCAGCAAGCgcctttcaaaaaaagttagctacaattaaacagattgcagtaaataatgggtttcctttaagtataattaataaaatgtattttatttatattaaatacaaactcctataatttaatctataacaCCAGCATTAAAAATTCTAGATTTCATTGCCTCACTTACTTTGGTAGCATCTCCTCCCGATtggctaaattttttaaaaactataatttgcagaaatcattcaaaacttccaatacattatttaaaaagctcgtaaacattaaagataaaagagaatcaTTAACCCAATCGGGAGTTTACTCGCTTAACTGCGGGGACTCTAATGCCGTTTACATTGGTCAATctggaaagaaaataataacGAGAGTGCAGAAACACTTAATAGAATACAATAAACACAAAGATACCGAAATCACCGAGACTAAATCGGCTTTTGCAAGTCATTTATTGTCCTCAAAACACTTTCCTTCTAtcccggaaaatgtaaaaatccttcaGGCCATGACTTATTAAAGAAGATGGAGATCACAAGGGCAAAAAAGAGTCCTGCACTGTCTTGTGTGAATGATGTTTTTGCCTTTGAACGgcgtttaatttttaacaatatttatcacGGCCTGGATAGTACGTAAGTTTAGCGCTTGCCTACGAACCCGACGGTCGCTGGTTCATTTCTCGaccaagtcatatttcactttttattttattttctgctttatttccgttctcccgttcaactttacctcattctgcttgttttgtttacttttattttatttacttttgaaaccggatttaatgtgaacgtcagcattattttttatgtatttattttttgttttaacttaaatgtttagctttaccggtaagtcaTATCTCAACATTGTCATTTgtgcattgttgttttttttttattagggttgctttctattttcttttagatctgatgatgccttagggcgaaacacatctaatcgttttttaaaaaataaacattatttgaGACCATTGGctttgtgtccctctaatctctgaatttttaggTACCTTAGCTATATCTAATTGGATGTTACATATTTCTAGGGGAGATTTTTCGTTATctgtaaattgatttttaatccTCTTCCTTCAATGTTCGCACCATATATTGTAAGTAGTCTATATTCGCTATCATAACTTGATAGTCACAAATTGTAGAGTATAAAAGCAAGTGTCTCTTATGTCGTTACATTTTCtcttccataaaattttatgttggAACTAGTTGggtgtcaaaaaaagataaaattattctttctaTTTATTAGGAACCTCACCTGACATAAATACGTCTATAAACTACCTTTCTACCGTCAGGTTAAacttccataaaaaaaatcaacccgTATTTAACACATAAAATATCACCTTACTTAATACTTAAATCTATCAATAATCAAGCTCTAATCCTCCTTCAATTCTACATCGATTCTTCCAGAaggtggtggtggtggtggagGTACGTCCAGCTCTCCCTTCTTCAGTCTCTCCTGGTACTTCTCGCATGCCCCTTTATCTTTTATTTCATCAGCAGGACAGCTCAGCTGCACCTCCTTGAACATGCAGTGTTTCAAAGTAAGGGTGGCCGGACTGCATCGTTTCACTTCTGTGTAGAACTTAATGGGTTTTTCGTTGGCGGTTTTTGCTTCGGCGATACATTTCGCTACGATCTGCTCGGCCATTGGTTTCACCCAAGTCTCTTTCGTAAAGGTTTCTAATAGGATTTTGGTGATTCCTTCTGGGTTCAGCGTACCATCTTCATTGAGCTAAAATACATATAGATGTACAGGGTGTCAGTTAACCAGTGAAGAAATTTTAAGAGCTATCTTTTTCAGATATCTAAAGAATTAACCTTTAAAGGTTAATCAGGTACTTACCATGCCTTTTTTCTTTCCCACGCACTCTTGAATGCACTAAAAAAAGAGTTTCCTTTTAACATACTATTTAAGTATTCAAAGACTACTTACAATCATATCACTCTTTCTCTTTTCAACTCCCTCACAGCTAAACAAGTCGAATTTCTTATGGGGTGGTCCATGGAACCCATGCTCTGGCTTCTCAGGTCTGTCTAGTCCAGTCACTTCCTTGTAGCAACTCCTTGAAgtgtctttttctttttcatggATAGCGTCCAGACTCTCTTCGGCACAGCAGACTCTTGGTCTACGTGGGGGGCGTTTTTTTTGGCATTTGTCATcggactaattttttttataagaatcaTCTTGTTTAAATGAATGACTTTTACTACTTACGACTGCTTCGTCATCGCGTCTGGCACGTGGATGCAATGGAGCAAAGTCCACCGAGTCTACCATATCCTGGAACTCCGAGGATAACAGTTCATCTGGAAATAAATCGGATATATGCACCTGTACTAAAAAATCTAATACACATGTTTGTTTATACAGTTAACGAGGGGATATGTGACCTCACGCTAATATCCCGTAAGGCAATAAATATGACTTTGAATGTTTATGTTAAGGTCGTTaacttgttttgttttaaataatttagtcgCAATCAGAAACCAGAAGTAGagctaattaatttttatttaaaatgaaatatgaaCTAATagattatgtaaaataaattcattatattaaaataaatggggTCCCAATTGCCAACAAAACACATTTACTAATTGAATCcattaattataaattcaatACCGGAATACGATTTACTCCGTTGGACTATAGCGGCTGTTTTGATTGATTAATCAAATACCTGTTTTTGGTTAACGGGACTATGGATGATTGATCTGTCGAGATAACTGTTGAATTATAACGATGATgcggaaattattaaaattgttgtGGGGTCAGGATAAAAGGAATACTACGTGGTAACGAGGTTCAATTGAACCATTATGTGGATGTTCTTGAGTCATGTGTCTTAGTTTTCCGACCACTTaattattaggaaaattaaaaaacatttaagccTACACTCCTTCTTTATCTTAAACAGCTTCAACTATTtggacaaaattataaaattttctttttaccaGCAGTTGAGTTACTTCATTTTACACTACAGCTAacagttcttcttcttcttcttaattAGTGCCAACTTTactgatttattaaaatgaatcattattaaatacaaaatatattcaAGGCAATTAAATCATTCTGgcaatttttactttaaattaaggaaaaagtaAGCCCAgaactcttcttcttctttttttcttttacaaagaGTTGAGTTACTTTACTCCACACTTCTCTTTTTTCCTCTTTAATTGCTTGTACGAATATATTGAATTGGTATTTAAGTTACGTTATTCTACACTTGTTCTATTTATTCTTCTTCCATTTTAATGTCTGCATTTACCTAGAcgttattatttaattactcTTTTATAGTTCAGTTACTACAACCGACTTCcttttctttaatagtgtcaactgcctggaagtaattattaattttttcttttacaattgAGTCATTCCAAccttaaattattctttaacgACCCTATAACTGAAACCTGaactcaattttttaattttttccaaccttataaatttaattaacattgTTTCAGAATTTTCCATcggtttttaatttattaaataaataaaattaaatattttccgtGATACTGGATCTCAGAGTGACATTTATACGGATTTGGGGGtcaaaagtgtcttttttgactttctaccgcatctcactctatagtaacattctggatcttctggaaaaattattttctgagcgtaattaaacaaaatacagaCGGAAGACATTATTCCATAGCGATCGTCTATGATTTCTGGATCTCAGAGTGACATTTATACGGATTTGGGGGTCAAAAGTGTATTtcttgactttctaccgcatcacACTCTATAGTaacattctggatcttctggaaaaatgaTTTTCTGGACGTGATTAAACCAACTACAGACGGGAGACctaattttatagcgatcgtttATGATTTCTAGATCTCAGAGAGACATTTATACAGATTTGGGGGtcaaaagtgtcttttttgactttctaccgcatctcactctatagtaacattctggatcttctggaaacaGTATTGTCTGGACGTGATTAGACCAACTACAGACGGGAgccataatttcatagcgatcgtccatgatttctggaTCTCAGAGTGACATTTATACGGATTTGGGGgtcaaaagtgccttttttgGGTTTCTACTGCATCTCACTCTATAGTaacattctggatcttctggaaaaattattttctgagcgtaattaaacaaaatacagaCGGAAGACATTATTCCATAGCGATCGTCTATGATTTCTGGATCTCAGAGTGACATTTATACGGATTTGGGGGTCAAAAGTGTATTtcttgactttctaccgcatctcactctATAATaacattctggatcttctggaaactTTATTTTATGGACGTCGTTAGACCAACTAAAGACGTTAGACaaaattttatagcgatcgtccatgatttctggatgtcaAAGTGACATTTATACGGATTTGAGGGtcaaaagtgtcttttttgacattctaccgcatctcactctATAGTAACATTCTGAATCTTCTGGAAAAACTATTCTCTTAACGTGGTTAGACCAAATACAAACGGGagacataatttcatagcgatcgtccatgatttctggaTCTCAGAGTGACATTTATATGAatttgggttgggttgagttgAGAGTGACATTTTTACGAATTTGGGGCtcaaaagtgccttttttgacttctaccgcatctcactctATAGTAGCATTCTGGAtcttctgaaaaaattattttctggacGTAATTAGACTAACTACAGACGTGAGatatcatttcatagcgatcgtctaTGATTTCTGGATCTCAGAGTGACATTTATACGGATTTGGGGGtcaaaagtgtcttttttgacttcctaccgcatctcactctatagtaacattctggatcttctggaaaaattattttctggacGTGATTAGACCAACTACAGACGGAAGATATAATTTatcttatattaattataaagaaattttttaagatGCCAGACGAAATATGCCTCAATTATTCTTGTaatataatgccaaaaaaataggtttcatttgaaaataatatttgaggAATGTGCGGAAAATGAAAGATTATCATGGGAATATTCCTTGCTGGTCTAatggtaatttaattaatgtttttttccaggcagtttggtatggttttaaaatatttatttaccttaaaCGTAATTTAATTACCATATAAAAGGtctgttcttttaattttattatatcttaatATCTTAAAGAGGCATTTTTTACacgcacattaaaaaaataaatatattacgatAATCTAGAGCtagtaatttttgtatttatttaattttggaaaaaataaaaagtgaacaaaataataaagaaaatttatttaatcctAATGTCCAACCTATTTGGAAATGGCGTCTAATAAAAACGCATATTATTTGTAATTGAAAGAAACGtctaatatttttctaaaattgatTAATAGTGTTTAACCTGAATTcgatataattttgtataattatttacaaaaataactgtATTCTTgatatttgtgatttttttaaaaattaataaaaacacatagttaaaagaaaaagttacagcaaaaaaaacgttttattagcaacaaaaatgaaattaaaaaaatatgaaaaaaattgttatttatatattaagtaTGTAAAATCTTTTTCGtcttatgtttcttttttattaataaaaattccgttgaaaattttgttaatatatttgttatgaattaaaaaagagTTCATATGGGATGAAAACGTCATTTTACGTACCAGTAATAAAATAGTGCTtaaagtgcaaaaaaaaatacaaatataaaaaatacacctATTATGCCAGTTAAAAGTAGGATTCTTGGAAAAATATTACTCCTTTATAcatttgcctggaaaaaattattttttttttattccaggcagttgagattcaagacaaatttaatttacataaacaacCACCAGGAATATCATTTTACTTATAATATGTAAGTCTGAAACGTGATTTGTCTTCTACAACCTTAATACTTCTATGCAGTTTAGGGTCAAATTATATgatcaattgcctgaaataaataattttttttttacaaaaacaactGAGAAAACTTGAGgaaagggaaaaaaattaataaacatataaaacgtctatgattttacttttaatatattgGAGGATACTtcttaaagcaatttttttataccctcaataaaaaaatgtattgcgATTAGATCTAGCGCTACTCATTTTCTATCCACTAAATCTATGAATCTTctcaaattaattttgagattttttttttaaacccaactCAAATCTGACGCATGATTATCACATTTGCAAAGcgttaattacatattttatacaaatattaataataattttatatataaattaccGTACATATTTAATACATTATAAACAGAGAGAAATTAAACTTGGTGGCGAGGTCTTATCTGGTTTAAAGCTACTTCTGTACCTAAtcacccattaaaaaaaataagattacaaATGGTATTaaatttaacctaaaaaagttttttaaatataagaaatggATGCATTAATAGTGCGaatatattataacaaaaaatatgcaataagTAAAGAAGGCAATCAAATTGATCAAACAAATACACCGAGTTCTATTCAACATTGCCTTAACAAGTCTTAATATTTAGCTTATTTGGGATTGgtgtttaataaaaacatatttcatGTTTATTGGAAGAaaacgttgttttttttttaataatccattAATAGcctcaatataattttttaatcatatttacaaaaatgtgtATATTCTAAAAACTttctaattgattttttcaaaaaaattgttaataaaaaaacttatcaacataaataaaaattgaacaaaaaattattatttatgtaacaagtgtgtaaaatactttttcctttatgttactttttattaataaaattcccgttaaaaatgttatttatttattgcgtTTACCCACAAATGAAATATTGATTCATATCgcaaatgtttaaaagtaatatatttttaattgatgcCTAGAATTagcttggaaaaaatttaataaatgatataatatgtgttgataaataattatttataattattatataacacCAAATTCTCTTTTTGATCCGATgaattgtaaaacaaaaatttaaaatttatataagtttatctattaataataaattaaagaacgGGCATAAGTGCTGACAGcacaaaaagtgcaaaaaaaaatacaaatttaaaaaaatatgtgtattaTACCAGATGCGATtttggaaaaacaaattaaatattaattcatatggagaaggtaaataaaatataaataataatattttttataaagccAAATTTTCCTTTTGATCcgactatttataaaaaaaaaatacaaatatataaaagcgTCAGCTGATTTGAACTCGGGACCTTTTACATGCAAATAAGATACTATAACAAGTACGCCAGGGATTCAGCTAATTTTAAGAGTAGGGCTTCAGCAAGGCTTACTTgccaattctattttttttaattataaaaaattaatagaataagTGTAGGCACCAATTGTATAAACCATAGAATCTAAAATGAGCACTTTTTGTACcgtagttgattttttttttgttttttaaacaaaaatcttaattttccttttttttaattacactccaaattattaaatattttttttctcattatattAAGAATGCTATTTTTTGTTGGGGTGCAGAATCATAATGATCATGTATCCTCTCTTAATtgctcaaaaatatatattgaagataatgctatttaaaaaaatatccgatGGAAATTAAAGTTATTAACCAAATACTGTCCCAAATAGATCAAAGATGTTTAGTTATAGTTATGTTAAGCAGAAGCCAGAAAAAGCATCTTAAATACTCTAAAAGTACTCTGTAATAGTACTGgagtacaaaattaaataagtagtaGACGAATCTCGCCACCACCTGAAAATAAGTGAAcgaaactaattaaaatttttcttgggttcacattttgaatttttaaagaatggACGAATTAATGGACGTTCTCCATTGATTTGTTGCATTAATAAAGTACTCGTAGTGCACTTACCGAATTTACCTCTAGCGctataaatacttaaaaacaaGTAGAAGAATATCaaaaacgatatttttttaatttccattctGTATCGTAAAACTCTAGAATTTTGCAAATCTTCAAGCCTATACTAAATGCTCTATCACTTCTATCATCAGCAGTCGATACTAAATTGACCGATactaaatttatgactttttttagtaaatCTGGATTCCTTAGTGTTGTAATGTAAGTTATTCTCCTATATTTAGTTACTTGGAAACGTCTACTTATTTAGCATAGAAAAGCATAGTAATTAAATGTTCTAGAAAGTTTAAAATTCTTACTTTTGATACATTTAAGGCGTACACATATCCTCGGACACACCCTGCCcaagtaatattaataaagttgtaattttttattttacaaataaatacacatacttaaaaaaaatttgaggtgccatttaaaaaaaaactggggtAGTTTCTCAAAAGGGAATTATATAGAGGAACTTTTAAGAAACACACgcaaaaaaaagttgatgatttTATATGCTCAAGACCCTTCAATGTCAtaatttttccaccaaaaatttgAAATCGACGTGCCACCACCCCTTATTCCGACCAAcccttaaattattaaaaaggcaATCGTAGGAATTGCAACGACTTACTAAACTCGGCGTCCTGAAAATTGTAAGCGTGGCAGACGGCCGCCAGCACCAACAAGACCGCGGAGCACAAAGTCACTAACTTATTCATGACGTAGATAGCCGAAGGTATTAGCGATGAATATTAGAAGACCGCGATAAAGTGCCGTTTATATAAATGGAAAAGCACCGGTGCAAATTGCCCTACCACCACCATCACACTTAATAATTGCACACCGGTTCGAGCGAGACGTTACCTGAAGTGGATTTTTTGGTACCGATGATGATAGAGGTGATTTAGTGTGAATCAGTTTAGTACGGGCTTGAACTCAGCAATAACGTTTTAAGGATTGCAAAAATCtagagatatttaattttttcaaacagtCTGTTTTTCACTGCTGAACATGAGCCTTCCACAATAATCTCTAATTGCGATCCTGAGCAACAAGAATCCAGTTTGTAAAGAAGCATTTTACATCATCTGGTTGGTGGTCATCCCTGGTTTCTAAAGACGTGTTCTCTGACTCGCCATCCTATAATTCTTTTATAATTCGTTCCATGACAAACGTTCCATGGGTCAAACTTCGAAAGTTACATGAAGAGATTGAagcacttatttatttttaaagaggtTCCAGATAGGACATTTCATAAACTTAATTACTGCACAGACAACATCTTAATGAATTTTATTGCTCCCGGAAATCAATTATCTAATTATTATCTAATCAAGTATCTAATTTCTCTGCAAGGCTAAGAAATGCATCACGATATTGcatttttaacttattcatAGATAAAACTTTTGAAGTTATTAAGCACTGAGAATGTAACTTTTGCTAAAGCTTGTAAATCAGCGGTGGATATGGTTTCAGAGTTAAAACAATTGAATTTAACTGAGCAAAAATCAGAACAAAATTTAAAGGTAATTAGAAGTCAAAACACATCATGCTATCGATGTGAGCGTTATCACAACTCAGCTATTTGTCAAAGTTATGTCATTATCCGATAACCCACAGTGTGCTGAGGATTGTAAAAATGGTAACAGTAAATAAACTTCTTTAGTAATGATGATTCATTAAAACCGTATATATAGaaggtaaaaaaattgagatgGAGGTAGATTCTGGGGCAAGTGTTACTGTGTTGTcagaatttaaatatatatcagATGGTAAACAACTCTAATTAAAACAGTGATGTTCTATATGTGATTGGTAAAACTGTTGTTTCGGTTAGgttaaatattaatagttatcAGATCACTgaaatattttgtatgtttaaTGAATAGGGGTTGGTTAGATATTTTGTTCCCCAATTGGAGAATAGTCTTAATAGTCTTTATCCTCTGTGATTAGCAGTTGTAATAATTTATGTGATTACAATCCTTTTATTTCCAGATTAAGTAAAGAACTTCAAAATCTATTCAGCCTAAATGGAGTTATTAAAGGTGCTAAGTGCTAAGTCGGTTCTTAAGGAAGATGCTACACTAGGCATATTCTGTACCTAAAGCTCTTGCGTCTGTAGTGGATATAGAACTGGATGATatggttcaaaaaaaaaattgattgaaggTATGCTAAATGGGCAAGCCATATAGTTCTCGTTCCTCGCAAAGATGGTAAACGTATTAGAATTTGTTCATTTTACGGTAAcgttaaatacatattttcaaatGGATCACTATCCTACTATACCTTTAGTTGAGGATATTATAAATGCGGTATCAAATGCCGAGTATTTTTGTGTCATTGATTTAAGTAATGCGTATTTGCTACTTGAAGTTGAAGAAGATTCAAAAATATTGCTGGTAATTAATACccataaatttatgtttatgttaATATGATaatatgtttatgtttaatattatgtttatttcaaAGATTGAGTCTAAAGAATGAGTTCAATGTTCGTGGAAATTTAGATAAATACAATTTCTTTTGTAAAGAAATAGACAATTAAACCACTTGGTTCTAAAGTGGATGCAATTTTGAAGGTCTCGATTCCAAACGATCTCACTTAAATACCTTCTTATTAAGGTCTACTGGGTTTTTAAAGGAATATCCTCCCTATGATTTCAGTTGTCCTCCGTccactttttgattttaaaaagaaaaatacaacattttaTGGTCTACAGAATGTCAGGGTACTTTGGATGAAAATTAAAGGTGTGTTAAGtcactttattaatattagtgaGAAAAACGCATTCAATTTACTTCAAGCAAATTAAACAGTACTCAACAAAACTACTCACAAATAGTTAAAGAGGCCttagcaaatatttttgcagttataaaattccataaatatatttatcGTCCATACTGATCATCAAGCTCTTGGCTCTAAATATGGTGTTCCTGTGTTAGCTCCTGCTAGACTGCAGCGTTGAGTACTACAGTTAGCTGCATACAACTATGATATTGAGTACAAAATAGTTTAGCTTTAGCAGATGTTCTTTCTAGTGGATTATCAAATTAGTGGATAGAGTATGCTCTTTGTCAGACTTTTATCAGCCTTCATTAAGCCTCTTAAAGCGTATCTCTTTTCACACAAAAAATGATTGGCTACCTGGAAATATTGAACCGAGTTTCAAACCATACTatcaaaggaaaaattaaataaattcagaaaataaattcaGGGCAATAGAATAATAATTCCAATCCAATTCTGCCCTGCTGTATTAGAATTACTACATAGCTAACATATTGGAATGGTCTGCATGAAAATGGTGGCTAGAGGTGGAGTTTGGTGGCAGGTAGATTCCGATATAGAGCAATTTGTGAGGAACCCTGTACTCCTCTCAAACCCTCAATCTTTAGCACCTAGGccaaaaaaacactttctttttcttttgatttttaataaccaTAGTAAATGGCTGGATGCTTACATCATTCCATCTCTTTCTGCAGAGAATACTAGTCAAAAAGTGCGTCACTGCTTTTCATTCTTAGGTTTTCCAGAAGAAATAGTAatgaataattataaataaacctCGTTTCAATGGAGAAGTGTACAGACGGTTCTGTTCTGAGCATTAAATCGTAAGTTtgttaaaggtcaaaaagtacTAGTTTTGatttatagaaataataaagattttcac from Anthonomus grandis grandis chromosome 13, icAntGran1.3, whole genome shotgun sequence includes these protein-coding regions:
- the LOC126743932 gene encoding uncharacterized protein LOC126743932, translating into MNKLVTLCSAVLLVLAAVCHAYNFQDAEFNELLSSEFQDMVDSVDFAPLHPRARRDDEAVSDDKCQKKRPPRRPRVCCAEESLDAIHEKEKDTSRSCYKEVTGLDRPEKPEHGFHGPPHKKFDLFSCEGVEKRKSDMICIQECVGKKKGMLNEDGTLNPEGITKILLETFTKETWVKPMAEQIVAKCIAEAKTANEKPIKFYTEVKRCSPATLTLKHCMFKEVQLSCPADEIKDKGACEKYQERLKKGELDVPPPPPPPSGRIDVELKED